CAACCATAATCatgattaaaattgaaaaaacatGAAAGGCGTAAACTTCTTGTAACTATTCTTTTAACTCGAAATGTATGAACTGACCAttagatatattaaaatgatcggttaatatattaatattaatgtatataataaatattttatgtaatttttattatttattaaattaaattataagacCATATTAAAAGTTCTCATGTGAtacttttaagaaaataaaaaaaattaggatttcaataaaaaataaaaaaaggtcCAAGAGATTATAGGCTCAATGGAAAAAGTTTCAAAGTTTAGGATTTAATAGTTAGAAATAATTTCATGAgcttaaaatataattcatagGAGAAGTAGTTAGATAGAGacttaattttaacaaaattaaagttttaagatatagttgtattaaaataatgttGAAGGAgcttaatttcaaaaaaaaatgcCACTTAAAAACTAGGTTTAGTAATTATTCATGGTGTAGCCTCTGTAAGTATAAGCAAATCCAGCAACTGGGCAAGCATACAAAAGAGAGATGGAAGTAGTTCGAGAGCGTCACATGAATGGTGGAACTGGAGAGAATAGCTATGCTCAAAACTCTTTGCTTCAGGTAATAATTACCCTCTCTTTATTTCACATATATGCTATTGATAACATGAAAACTGATGCACAAAAGATATACTTAATCTCTTGCATAATGCAAAATGGcatgaaaacaaaaagagaataaTTTGTTTTGAGTGTTCAGTAATTTAAACTTGATATGTTTATTAACTCGGAAGTTGACTTTTGCAGCAAAAAGTGATATCCATGACAAAGCCAATAATAGAGAAAGCCATGGCCAATCTCTATTGCAGCAGCTTCCCAGAGAGTATAGCTATTGCAGATTTTGGTTGCTCTTCGGGGCCAAACACTCTAATTACTATATCTGAAATCATCAAAGCAGCAGAGAACAATTGTAGAAAGCTGGGTCGTCGATCCCCAGAATATCATGTGTTCTTTAATGATCTTCCAAGCAATGACTTCAACACTATTTTCAGGTCTTTGCCAAGTTTCCAAGAAAAGTTGAAACAACAAAGTATTGGgccttgtttcttttatggaatCCCTGGTTCTTTCTATGGTAGGCTCTTACCTCGCAACAGCCTGCAATTCGCCTATTCTTCTTGTAGTCTCCACTGGCTCTCTCAGGTAGCACTACTTGAGTTCAGTATTAAAtcatattcttatattgagaatgACTAATAATGCATGATATTAAGAGTTCAATTCTTAACATATAGATTTACTCCTAAGAAAGTAAATAttaagtaatattttatttttcacttattAGGTTCCTGAAGGGTTGGAAAGTAACAATGGAAAGATTCATATGTCTAATACAAGTCCACCAAGCGTGCTAAAGGCCTATTATGCCCAATTTCAAACAGATTTTATCACATTTTTGAAGTGTCGTTCGGAGGAATTGATTCCGGGTGGACACATGGTATGGACAATGACGGGAAGAAGAAGTAAAGATCCATCTTCCAAGGATGACTATTATCTGTGGGAGCTTTTGGCGATGACTCTCAATCAATTAGTTTTAGAGGtacaaatataatatgatataatataatatacttcTCGACTGCTTAATGATTAGGCCAAATTCTACATTTTTTATCTGTATACTTTTTCTAGCATTATATATTGCATACGTGTCtcatcatatttttttactatcttatttttcttaatcatATATGATTTTGTGCATTATTTTACAAAACAATCGACTTTATATCTAAATCCTTATTTTCAAGTTGCTAATACATGAGTTATGGTGAAAATGAATTATGTCTATGATTCAGGGAGCgatagataaagaaaagtttgaCTCCTTCAACATTCCTCAATATACACCATCGATATTTGAAGTGATATCTAAAATTGAAGAGGAAGGATCTTTCCTTATTGATCAGTTGGAAGTTTATGAACAACACTGGAATGCTTATCACGATGAACCTAACCTTTCTGAAGATTTTAAAGATCCAGGATATAATGTTGCAAAGTTTGCAAGAGCAGTGTCTGAGCCCCTTATCATTAGCCACTTCTGTTTGGACAAAGCTATTATGGATAAGATTTTTGATAGGTACAGGACAATGCTGAATGATTACATGGCAAAGGAGAAGactaaatttgttaatttaatagtGTCTGTGGTTAAGAAAGAGATATGAAAGAGTTGAGATTTCAATCCTCACATAGTTGCACAATTTGAATTTTGCACCATGCTCGATTTGACACTTGATACTGTATAATCTATATTGGTGTTTTGTTTTTGGTCCCTTTGTCTTTAGTTGCATTTATGTATTCTTAGGGGTATCTTTagttacaaataaaaataaagaagggAACTCCGGTTTGACAACTTGTTTAAATAAAGATATGcatttatcattatattaaGTTTTTTGGTGGTTCAAAttgtttaaatttgaattcattagtttaagttttattgtttttctttctatacAATTGACATATTTTTCATCGGGATTCTACTCCGCTTAATTTTAACTCCAGCCACATAATAATGCCTTTAgattttagttaaataaacataatttaaataaaaaggttAATTATTTCAATGTCTCTGgattttgtcatttttacaTTAGtaagtttttctatttttaataattaattataatatctttctcatttgatgaaattaactattatctcattccattaaatttttttattaattaatcgttgttttctatttttatcttctatttttaactaatatcagtgttatatttgattgaaattCATTAGTAATattcatttcaattaaaaaaacataagagagaaagtaaaataaaattataaaattgaaagaaatattttagttttataaaacatAATGTTAAATTAACGatgaattcatttaaaaaatctatctgttttgttagaatttaatttagatataattaattttatataaatttaattgtataaaattttttaattaacttttacttTATTCAAAACGTGATTTATAagtgaattttataaattttaactaaataaaatatagatctaaattttattttcaagtgATGAAGGCAAGGCATAAATGTATTTAAAGTTACTTGTGTGAAAATGAGTTATGTTAATGATGCAGGAATGATAGATAAAGGAAGTCAACATTCCTTACTAAACAGCATCCATGCTTGAAGTGATATCcgaaattaaaaaggaaagacttttctttgttgatcCTTTAGGGGTTTATGAAGAACATTGGAATGCTTACCAAGATTAACCTAATCTCCTCTGAAGTGCTTAATAATGAAGTATATAATGTTGAAAAATGTGCAAGACCCACGACTGAGCCTCTTATCTTTAGCCACTTCAATTTCGACAAACGGATTATGGATAAGGTTTTTGATAGGTACAAggcaattctaaataattgcACGGCAGCAATTCTGAATAATTGCACGGCAAAGGAGATTATCTAAGGTATATGAGATTATAAGTTCTTTTAttacttctctttttttttctttagtattTTCCCTTTctaggaaaaaaagaattaatatttatgtgaaaattattttaatatttatatcaattagacattgtcaaaattattaaatcgAATAGTTgctaaaattattgaaatatatataaaagaatcttttagaaaaaaattaaagagacAACCGATTAGCCTTAGTTTAGTTTACATGTCAATGAGGTAACCAAGACAATCATagaaaaatgtaaaagaactaaaaatgtgcagttttcttttgttttttctataacaaagataattttattaattaaacctGAAATCggaaaaaatataacattcaTATGCGGAACTATCCAAGCGGTTAGGCTTTTCCAGTAAACCCAAACTAATTAAGCATCACAATGTTATGTGAGAAAATCCCAAGATACCCGGATACAGAAAACTACTGAGAATAATTGACACTATATAAACTATACCGCCTATAAATTGTTTGTGCCGAAAGCTAAAATTATTAggaaaattcataatattttttagaagtatttatcaaaatgaattataggtgaataataaattgataccCTTGAATGTTAATATGGAAAAGTTATATGAAATAtcaaaaatcatataatatattaaaggTCATGGATTAATGGTGAATTATTCATGATATTACCAAGGTTCATgaattaatgataaattaatcaatggTAATGCCAAAGGTCATagattaattctaattaatcATGATATATCAAAGGTTTCAAGATATGGTAGATATCATTTCCCCACATTCATTATTCTCTATATAAATCatccatatttttttcatttaaattgtGAAAAATAGATTctcctattttcttttctttgctttcAAGTGTGATAAAACTCAAACATATTTCAAGTTCCTTGGTATAGTTGTTGTGGTATTTGTCAACTGTATTGATTCATTGTATTCTGAAAAACAGACGTTGTATCATCCTCAAACACTAATGGTGAGGGACAAACCTATTTTAAGAAGATTATGTGATACAACAAGCCTCGAATTTTTGATGTCCTAATTTCTCTTCATTGGTGTCTTGATTTATTATGCTGGTGTGCCAAGAATTTGCTTTAGTGTCTCTTTTTGAATTcaaatgtcacgaccccacccgtgggcccgtgaccgacactagggaatgggtaggcgtaaggccaccgaaacccgtagtaagcctgacactcactgacttaaacaaatctcatctcaaattaatattattaaagccacaaattatcttaaatgctacattttacataatttaatcggtctgccagaagaactaggcgagacctgaaactcaaaaaatttacaactgatacatctactattactactgcggagaatctaagatttaccaatttacataccaaatcaaatacatcacccgatgatgaaggagtcgggttactgaataagagtcgcgggagaactaatccaaatctgaaaataagaaaatgagaccgccggtctagagtgagttaaaatcaaataatatggggactattgcattcttctcagaaaacataaattattcaaatcagtatatcaaaccatgctcataaatacaaatcatactataatcataccctattactttcttcacagaaaatattaatcattcgaatcaatgtatcaaccatgcacgtaaatacaattcatattataatcataccatattaaataaataaatgaataaataaaaatatatttttacttttacgggacgagtggctcaagagaaccctaaccccaaattctaacgaccattttggctctcttaatccaataaggtgGCCGGAGAGCAAtactcgaccggggaccttacctccgaccgatcacttgaattccaaataagccagagagcaatgctcgaccagggaccttacctccggcaatttactcaaatcagcccagagccATGCTCACCgtgggcaaacccataaatatcttattacatgtccataatcattaccgatgtaacccatcggtggcatgttctacaagccacatttcccaaatcgcaatcaccacatttaataaatattattgtctaaagaagtcattcaactatatcaaaataatgattaacaattttaaagtaagacatcatgcaactcatgtggaaaactgataatatttgatattattataacattactaataataatatttatattatcttcaataatccAGTGAAGTTATTTatgttgcgatactaataaccatattatacataaactttcaaaataacatattaaattcaaacttagcaatagtgcaacgattaagtgactttaactcacaggtttggcgacctcctagctctcctccggtgcctcggtaggagcgagccgaacgaactgacaatctagtcacgaaaaacaatttatcaaaacgatgaaacaattacaatagatcctaggtctagattcctaggactgattgtctaagaatctcgacttaggaactaccgaaaattcggcagaacctcccctacaacacgaacattaccccccgtaaaaacgggtccaggacctgctagaaaaacactccaaatgtccaacactttaaacaacgggagtcaggtccccaaacttcactatttccgactcaTACGTACAAAAACACGACTAtagcaggcaaactgacaaacaattatttatgattcacaaatatcatcaaatactcaatataacccaataaacacaaatttaaaatcaaaggatttctaagatcaacggccagagaaaattactgagacgctcgatcgctcggtcgactcgcctccggccgccggagtccgatcgacgatctgaacacaccatcggactcacaacgacgcgctgacgacgatccccgctttcgattttccgatctgacacccaatcatccggagagatttgcggacgatcacggccgtcgatttgcaaacggagcccgatcgccaccaaaccggtgccatttcgaagcttgagctgaggagagtcgggatacgtcctccgatcgtccatcctccgccggatctcgccgaaaaaacccaaaaacgccggctgccaccattttctctctccaccggatcttccgtttTCGGCCACCACTGTCGACACCGCcgccgccaaaacaaagccgagGCCGAGAGAAGTCGATCGGTACCAAGATCGGCCGACCACCGACGCCGGAACGCCGACGGCAGGAAGCTTCGGCCATCTTCCTCCTCGCGCTGTAGCCGGCCGCTGCCGCCGGTGCCCTGACGCCCTGGCCAGCCCCGGACAGCGCCGGACAGACGGCCCACGCCGTACTCCTTCCTCCGGCCTCTCTCTCCCCCGACATCTCTCTTCctcccttcttcttccccgacttccattcctttcaatatcgacattaggccccgaacttttccttattacaacttggtccctcaactttcttaattacttacaatttcatcccgcagaattccaatttgacccccaaacttctttttagcctttcaattaagcccttaactaattaatttgggccaaattagaattactgaaaatacacaattacagaaatacccctgaccgacatatttatttacaaaaataccaaactcacaaatttccattaaaaccccataaaaataacattatactttcaatccttattccaaaataaatttccaatttagtcctaacacataattaaattaaataatcaatttccaacttaaaatttaatactactaatcaattataataccaatttttccaaaattcttttataaaaacatcctttataatttcttccaaaatttttcaatatataattttacttatataaatatgcatttgggaaaattttgaataaccaaaatataatcatttctcaaataatttacttgaataatttcttaaaatttcaaactaattgggtatagaaaataactcatttatttgattaatattaaatttttcattaaatcatttcaaattaaacccaacaataatgaagctaaaattaacttaaataaaaactcattattaaatatataaaaattccgggtgttacatcaaaaattttcaaattattggcgttttatttttcttacattagtatttaattttattactttattgtccatatatatatttattttactgtCCTTATCATCTTGGTAATTGttgttgattttttaattttaattctaacatctatttatcttttatattattattactaataaaaaaaatatatagagaaaatTATACTCAGCAAGTCCTAACAAAGAGAACTTTAATAATCAGACATAATCAGGACAGTAGGCACGTTGTCACAGCCATACCACCCAACCAAAGTTCCTTGTTACTCCTTTTTTATCCATTTCATCTGCCACAAAGTTTTCTTCCCTTAGAATATGTATGACTGAAGTTAGGGGCTGTTTGGAGAGTAGAGTTTTTATGCGGTATAGAACATCCCATTACATCCAAGGAGAGCTTTgcaattcttttcttaatcCACTTACTGCAACCTTGGAATCTAACTCAATTATTACTGGATGATTGGACAACATGTCCGAAGAAGCTGTGAGTTACAAAGTTCTGAGAATGGTAAGAATTTCTACTTCATTTGAGTCCTTAGTACCAATAGGACAAGAGAATAACCCTATAATGACACCATCTGTACCCCTAAATACTCCACCAATTCCGGCAGGACCAGGTTTGCAAAAGCTAACCCATTCACATTCCATTTGAAAAAATTCATTAGTGGTGGAGACCATGGAAATGCTATTCGGATTCTGCCATAATGTTCccaatttttaaaacaaatggAGGACTAAAACATATCGATGATCGAATGGGGAAAGAAGGATCATGTGCGCTAATCGAAAAATACAATCTGGCTAAGATAAGTTCACATAGCTTTGTCTAGCATACCACAAACACATTGTCAAAGAcaacattatttcttttgagCCAAATACAGCAAAGAACTGAATAGAAAAGGGTGTGCCATACTTTACCCTAAAGGAAACTTTAGAGAAAATATACCATTGAAAGAAAGGTACTTGCACTGATCCTGAAAATGGATTTGAGCAGACATGAGAGAATAGTTTCTCCCCTTGGTAATAGGATTCTTCTCCATCGAATGTTCCATTGCCAGAGGTTGTTATTCCAAAAACCAGATTCTGCAACAGAAGCTTCTTTGTTTGATGCCAGAGAAAATAGCTAGTAAAATTTTGTGATAAAGAGCTCTTCCTACACCACACGTCGGtccaaaatttgatttttgagCCATTTCCTGACCatattaaatcatatttttatatttagaatgACTTATAATGCAGGATATTAAGAGTTCaactcttaatatatatatttagttttaagaaaataaatattaagaaatattttgttttcaCTTATTTAGGTTTCCAAAGGGTTAGAAAGTaacaatgaaaaaaattatatgtctAGCACAAGTCCACCAAGCGTGCTGAAGACATATTATGCCCAATTTCAAAGAGATTTTGCCACATTTTTGAAGTGTCGTTCTTAAGAATTGATGTCAGGAGGGTGCATGATATGGACAATTATGGGAAGAAGAAGTATAAGTGTTAGATGTATGTCCTAAAAGCTAATTGGAGTTTTGCTTTTTGATTCATATATTGTGATATTATTACtgtaatgaatattattttattaatggcaGTTGTCTATCATTAATTTCtgtagtaatataattattgaatgagtctaataatatttattaaagactcCATTCTCATGAGCTGAAAATATGAGTGGCAGATgatctttagaataaatattatagaatagTTCTTGGTT
The sequence above is drawn from the Ricinus communis isolate WT05 ecotype wild-type chromosome 7, ASM1957865v1, whole genome shotgun sequence genome and encodes:
- the LOC8285135 gene encoding S-adenosyl-L-methionine:benzoic acid/salicylic acid carboxyl methyltransferase 3, which encodes MEVVRERHMNGGTGENSYAQNSLLQQKVISMTKPIIEKAMANLYCSSFPESIAIADFGCSSGPNTLITISEIIKAAENNCRKLGRRSPEYHVFFNDLPSNDFNTIFRSLPSFQEKLKQQSIGPCFFYGIPGSFYGRLLPRNSLQFAYSSCSLHWLSQVPEGLESNNGKIHMSNTSPPSVLKAYYAQFQTDFITFLKCRSEELIPGGHMVWTMTGRRSKDPSSKDDYYLWELLAMTLNQLVLEGAIDKEKFDSFNIPQYTPSIFEVISKIEEEGSFLIDQLEVYEQHWNAYHDEPNLSEDFKDPGYNVAKFARAVSEPLIISHFCLDKAIMDKIFDRYRTMLNDYMAKEKTKFVNLIVSVVKKEI